The following are encoded in a window of Terriglobia bacterium genomic DNA:
- a CDS encoding glycoside hydrolase family 47 protein — protein MHRAFRTLLLLVLTAVAAPLPGSAQAIQIPNDPGPLAKQVRSEFLQAWNAYKQYAWGHDELMPLTKSSHDWYGVSLYMTPVDALDTMVLMGLNDEADKARELIDKDLSFDQDISVKTFEVTIRLLGGLLSSYQLTGDKRLLELAQDLGNRLLPAFSSPTGMPYMYVNLKTGKTSGAVSNPAEIGTLLLEFGTLSKLTGNPAFYDKAKRALTELYSRRSKIGLVGSTINVETGAWVDTTSHISGGIDSYYEYLLKSWLLFGDKDCEKMWKSSVDAVNKHLADNTRTGLWYAQVDMTTGKKVSTHFGALDAFFPAVLARDGDLDRARKLEDSAYKMWTTFGIEPEEMDYTTMKIVSPGYPLRPEVIESAYYLYFYTKEDRYQEMAATFLSSLVRYCKSESGYAALRSVESREKADRMESYFLAETLKYLYLLYAPRETVDLNKVVFNTEAHPLRKTW, from the coding sequence ATGCACCGTGCGTTTCGCACGCTTCTTTTGCTGGTGTTGACGGCTGTTGCAGCGCCGCTTCCTGGCTCTGCCCAGGCCATCCAGATCCCCAACGATCCCGGTCCGCTGGCTAAACAGGTCCGCTCAGAATTTCTACAAGCCTGGAACGCTTACAAGCAGTACGCCTGGGGGCATGACGAGCTCATGCCGCTCACCAAGAGTTCGCATGACTGGTACGGCGTTTCGCTCTACATGACGCCGGTGGACGCCCTGGACACCATGGTCCTGATGGGCCTTAACGATGAAGCCGACAAGGCCCGCGAGCTGATTGATAAGGACCTCTCTTTCGACCAGGACATTTCCGTCAAGACCTTTGAAGTGACCATCCGTCTGCTGGGCGGGCTGTTGAGCAGCTACCAGCTCACCGGGGACAAGCGGCTGTTGGAACTGGCGCAAGACCTGGGCAACCGACTGCTGCCGGCCTTCAGTTCGCCCACCGGCATGCCTTACATGTACGTGAACCTCAAAACGGGAAAGACCAGCGGCGCAGTGAGCAATCCGGCGGAGATCGGCACGCTGCTGCTGGAGTTCGGCACGCTGAGCAAGCTGACCGGGAACCCCGCCTTTTACGACAAAGCCAAGCGCGCGCTGACCGAGCTTTACAGCCGCCGGTCGAAGATTGGCCTGGTGGGTTCCACCATCAACGTGGAGACCGGGGCCTGGGTGGACACCACCAGCCACATCAGTGGTGGCATTGATTCCTATTACGAATATCTTCTCAAGTCGTGGCTGCTGTTTGGCGACAAAGATTGCGAGAAGATGTGGAAGTCCAGCGTGGACGCCGTGAACAAACATCTGGCGGACAACACGCGCACCGGCCTGTGGTACGCACAGGTGGACATGACCACGGGGAAAAAAGTCTCCACGCACTTTGGCGCGCTGGACGCTTTCTTCCCCGCCGTGCTGGCCCGTGACGGCGATCTTGACCGCGCGCGCAAGCTGGAGGACTCAGCTTACAAGATGTGGACCACCTTCGGCATTGAACCGGAGGAGATGGACTACACCACCATGAAGATCGTCTCGCCCGGATATCCGCTCCGTCCCGAGGTGATTGAGTCCGCCTACTATCTTTATTTCTATACCAAGGAAGACCGCTACCAGGAGATGGCCGCCACTTTCCTCAGCAGCCTGGTGCGCTATTGCAAATCAGAATCCGGCTACGCCGCGTTGCGTAGCGTGGAGTCCCGCGAAAAAGCTGACCGCATGGAAAGCTATTTCCTGGCCGAAACTTTGAAGTATCTTTATTTGTTGTATGCGCCGAGAGAAACCGTAGATTTGAACAAAGTGGTCTTCAATACGGAAGCCCATCCTCTGAGAAAAACCTGGTAG
- a CDS encoding DUF1203 domain-containing protein produces MTGFRIFAIEDSIADAVRETLKSPQYGHPAHVEPATGYGPCRSCLRQFQTGEQRILFTYNPFAGLDKYPSPGPVFIHAEPCRAFDAISEWPAELRSLPLTLEAYGPDRHIVARARPEPHSLETSTQDLLQTPGTKYIHVRNTEAGCYIARIERWEAAGGAGIPA; encoded by the coding sequence ATGACAGGATTTCGTATTTTTGCGATTGAAGATTCCATTGCCGATGCGGTGCGTGAAACGTTGAAATCTCCGCAGTACGGGCACCCCGCCCACGTGGAACCCGCCACAGGCTACGGACCTTGCCGCAGCTGCCTCCGGCAATTTCAGACCGGCGAACAACGGATTCTTTTCACGTATAACCCTTTCGCGGGGCTGGACAAGTATCCTTCTCCCGGGCCGGTGTTTATCCACGCTGAACCTTGCCGCGCGTTCGACGCAATCTCCGAATGGCCGGCTGAACTGCGGAGCTTGCCTCTTACGTTGGAAGCTTATGGACCGGACCGGCATATTGTCGCGCGGGCCAGACCGGAACCGCACAGTCTGGAAACGTCCACGCAAGACCTGCTGCAAACGCCGGGAACCAAATACATCCACGTCAGGAATACAGAAGCCGGTTGCTATATCGCCCGGATTGAAAGATGGGAAGCGGCTGGCGGTGCAGGGATTCCAGCCTGA
- a CDS encoding DUF2911 domain-containing protein, protein MAATFFFQATDAAAQSAVVDVPRGSQHATVMQRIGITNITINYHRPLVNGRKVWGGLVPYGQVWRAGANENTTIEFTDPVTVEGQPLAKGIYGLHMLPGENEWTVIFSKMNSAWGSFSYDQKEDALRVTVKPQPSEMHEAVTYDFDDPKPDAVTVTLRWERLAVPFKIGVNTHEIVTESLHQQLRGLAQYTFEGWDDSANYFLAEKYNLEEALKYSDRSIGVEERFDNLMTKASILDALNRKTDAEAARKRALPLASAQQLHNYGRQLQMQGKQEEAFSVFHENMKKNPNHWTAHNEASRIAVAKGDFDGAVKEMKLAKDVAPEQIKAPLDGIVKRLEKKEDINK, encoded by the coding sequence ATGGCCGCAACTTTCTTCTTTCAAGCGACTGACGCCGCCGCGCAATCGGCTGTGGTGGATGTGCCCCGCGGCAGCCAGCACGCCACGGTGATGCAGCGGATCGGCATTACCAACATCACCATCAACTACCACCGCCCGCTGGTCAACGGTCGCAAAGTCTGGGGCGGCCTGGTTCCCTACGGCCAAGTCTGGCGCGCCGGCGCCAATGAGAACACCACCATCGAATTCACGGACCCGGTCACTGTGGAAGGCCAACCTCTGGCCAAAGGGATTTACGGCCTGCACATGCTGCCCGGCGAGAATGAGTGGACCGTGATCTTCTCCAAGATGAACTCTGCCTGGGGCAGCTTCAGCTACGACCAGAAAGAAGATGCGCTACGCGTGACGGTAAAGCCGCAACCATCGGAAATGCATGAAGCCGTGACCTACGACTTTGATGATCCCAAGCCTGATGCCGTCACCGTAACTCTGCGCTGGGAGAGGCTGGCCGTCCCGTTCAAGATCGGCGTGAATACGCATGAGATTGTTACCGAGAGCCTGCACCAACAGCTTCGCGGACTGGCCCAGTACACATTTGAAGGCTGGGACGATTCAGCCAACTACTTCCTGGCGGAAAAGTACAACCTGGAAGAAGCCCTGAAATATTCTGACCGCTCCATCGGCGTGGAAGAGCGCTTTGACAACCTGATGACCAAAGCGTCCATTCTGGACGCGCTCAACCGCAAGACGGACGCTGAAGCGGCGCGCAAACGGGCCCTCCCGCTGGCCAGTGCGCAACAGCTCCACAATTACGGACGCCAGCTCCAGATGCAGGGCAAGCAGGAAGAAGCGTTCAGCGTGTTCCACGAAAACATGAAGAAGAACCCCAACCACTGGACCGCCCACAATGAAGCCTCCCGCATCGCGGTGGCCAAGGGCGATTTTGACGGCGCGGTAAAGGAAATGAAGCTCGCCAAGGACGTTGCCCCGGAGCAAATCAAGGCCCCGCTGGACGGCATCGTCAAGCGGCTGGAAAAGAAAGAGGACATCAACAAGTAA
- a CDS encoding OsmC family protein has translation MQRNASAHWSGGLKDGKGTLTSPSGVLKQTPYSFATRFETQPGTNPEELVAAAHAGCFSMALSGQLGAAGMTAQSIDTISTVTLEKLDSGFAITTVHLQVKVKIPGADKAKFDEAAKNAKEGCPISKLFNAKITMDAQLES, from the coding sequence ATGCAACGCAATGCAAGCGCGCACTGGAGCGGCGGTCTGAAAGACGGCAAAGGCACACTCACTTCGCCCAGCGGGGTCCTTAAACAGACGCCGTATTCATTTGCCACCCGTTTTGAAACGCAGCCGGGAACGAATCCGGAAGAACTCGTCGCCGCGGCGCACGCCGGATGCTTCAGCATGGCCCTCTCCGGCCAACTCGGCGCCGCCGGCATGACCGCGCAATCCATTGACACCATTTCCACAGTGACTCTGGAGAAACTGGACTCCGGGTTCGCCATCACCACCGTGCATCTTCAAGTGAAGGTGAAGATCCCCGGCGCCGACAAAGCCAAGTTTGACGAAGCCGCCAAGAACGCCAAGGAAGGCTGTCCGATATCCAAGCTGTTTAACGCCAAGATCACCATGGACGCGCAGTTGGAAAGCTAG
- a CDS encoding HAD-IA family hydrolase produces MKVSGHRLAAEKAEKDLLLCWKVIITCLAVLFDLDGVLVDSTPAVSRVWGRWAQQHGLDSQRVIATAHGRRSIETIRMVAPLLDAERENLTVERREIAEREGVTALPGSAALLHALPVDRFAIVTSATRALALARLGYAGLPAPGRLITADDVVRGKPSPEPYLKGAALLGAAPADCLVFEDTPAGIQAARAAGMKAVALLTTYPAQDLAQADALVASLAEVKMDFDGRLLRFKIAQG; encoded by the coding sequence ATGAAAGTTTCGGGCCATAGGTTGGCCGCTGAGAAGGCGGAAAAGGACCTGCTGTTATGCTGGAAAGTGATCATTACTTGCCTGGCAGTCCTCTTTGATCTGGACGGCGTCCTGGTGGATTCCACGCCGGCCGTCTCCCGCGTCTGGGGGCGCTGGGCGCAACAGCATGGGCTCGATTCTCAACGGGTCATCGCCACCGCGCATGGACGCCGCAGCATTGAGACCATTCGCATGGTCGCGCCGCTTCTGGATGCCGAGCGGGAAAACCTGACGGTCGAACGCCGGGAGATCGCTGAAAGAGAAGGTGTGACGGCTTTGCCCGGCTCCGCCGCCCTGCTGCATGCTTTGCCCGTGGACCGCTTTGCGATTGTCACGTCCGCCACGCGGGCTTTGGCCTTGGCACGGCTGGGCTACGCCGGCCTGCCTGCGCCCGGCCGATTGATCACCGCTGATGATGTTGTTCGGGGCAAGCCTTCACCGGAACCTTATCTCAAAGGCGCGGCGCTCCTGGGCGCGGCTCCGGCTGATTGCCTGGTTTTTGAAGACACGCCCGCTGGAATCCAGGCGGCGCGCGCCGCAGGGATGAAAGCGGTCGCATTGCTAACCACCTATCCCGCACAGGACCTCGCGCAAGCTGACGCGCTGGTGGCGTCGCTGGCCGAGGTGAAGATGGATTTCGACGGGCGATTGCTGCGATTCAAGATCGCTCAAGGTTGA
- a CDS encoding nicotinate phosphoribosyltransferase, with amino-acid sequence MPAPEAHNLILQTDSYKFTHWKQYPPGTERVYSYLESRGGMFGQVVFFGLQYYLLKYLAGAVVREDDVHEAQKFVDQHLGPGMFNAEGWMHIVGEHRGRLPVEIKAIEEGSIVDVQNVLMTIENTDPKCYWLPNYLETLLLKVWYPITVATLSRAIRKVFLTALERTGDPALIDFKLHDFGYRGASSEETAGIGAAAHLINFKGTDTVAGIRVLQHYYQSNEMEGFSVPAAEHSTITAWGRENEVLAYNNMLTQFPAGIVAVVSDSYNVYDACEKLWGDVLHDKVLAREGTLVVRPDSGNPRETVLKVLEILGEKFSYQINAKGYRVLNPKVRVIQGDGVNYWTIQDTLVAMSRAGWAADNITFGMGGALLQQLNRDTQKFAFKCSNVTVNGRDREVFKDPVEGHDKVSKRGRLALHFLNGEWSTRRSRPGETDWEDRLRPVFRDGEVLFTQSVAQIRERANNHEQVSLAT; translated from the coding sequence ATGCCGGCTCCAGAAGCGCACAACCTCATCCTGCAAACCGACAGTTATAAGTTCACCCACTGGAAGCAGTATCCGCCGGGGACGGAGCGCGTTTATAGCTATCTGGAATCGCGCGGCGGCATGTTCGGCCAAGTTGTGTTCTTTGGCTTGCAGTATTACCTGCTGAAGTACCTTGCCGGCGCGGTCGTGCGCGAAGACGACGTGCATGAGGCCCAGAAGTTCGTGGACCAGCATCTTGGTCCGGGCATGTTCAATGCCGAAGGCTGGATGCACATTGTCGGCGAACACCGCGGCAGACTGCCGGTGGAGATCAAAGCAATCGAAGAAGGCAGCATCGTGGACGTGCAAAACGTCCTGATGACCATTGAGAATACTGATCCCAAATGCTACTGGTTGCCCAATTACCTGGAGACGCTGCTGCTGAAAGTCTGGTATCCGATCACCGTGGCCACGCTTTCACGGGCGATCCGCAAAGTTTTCCTGACCGCGCTGGAGCGTACCGGCGATCCGGCGTTGATTGACTTCAAGCTGCATGACTTCGGCTATCGCGGTGCCTCCAGCGAAGAGACCGCGGGCATCGGCGCGGCGGCGCACCTGATCAACTTCAAGGGCACGGACACGGTGGCAGGCATCCGCGTGCTTCAACACTATTACCAGTCGAACGAAATGGAAGGCTTCAGCGTGCCGGCTGCGGAACATTCCACCATCACCGCTTGGGGACGCGAGAATGAGGTGCTGGCGTACAACAACATGCTCACGCAGTTTCCCGCGGGCATTGTGGCGGTGGTCAGCGACTCCTACAACGTCTATGACGCTTGCGAGAAGCTGTGGGGCGACGTGCTCCATGACAAAGTGCTGGCGCGCGAAGGCACGCTGGTGGTGCGGCCAGACTCCGGCAATCCGCGCGAGACGGTGCTCAAGGTTCTGGAGATTCTGGGAGAGAAGTTCAGCTACCAGATCAACGCCAAAGGCTATCGCGTGCTGAACCCCAAAGTGCGCGTGATCCAGGGCGACGGCGTGAACTACTGGACCATCCAGGACACGCTGGTGGCCATGAGCCGCGCAGGCTGGGCGGCGGACAACATCACGTTCGGCATGGGCGGCGCACTGCTGCAACAACTCAACCGCGATACACAGAAGTTCGCCTTCAAGTGCTCCAACGTCACCGTGAACGGCCGGGACCGCGAAGTCTTCAAGGATCCGGTGGAGGGCCACGACAAAGTCTCCAAGCGCGGGCGCCTGGCGCTGCATTTCTTGAACGGCGAGTGGTCAACCCGCAGGTCCCGGCCAGGAGAAACGGATTGGGAAGACCGGTTGCGTCCGGTGTTCCGCGATGGCGAAGTTTTGTTCACGCAGTCAGTGGCGCAGATTCGCGAACGGGCAAACAATCATGAACAAGTAAGTTTGGCGACTTAG
- a CDS encoding carbon monoxide dehydrogenase subunit G, whose translation MTIDGTHKINASRERIFDLLTNPTLLQKCIPGCEKMEKTGENQYNAQLSVGIGPIKGQFTATVTLQDLRRPEHYGLAMEGKGQPGFVKGSGQLTFTDDDGATSVHFTGEVHVGGLLASVGQRMIQGAGKMMAERFFVALENEAKASQKAS comes from the coding sequence ATGACCATCGACGGCACCCACAAAATCAACGCCTCGCGTGAGCGGATCTTTGATCTGCTCACCAACCCCACTCTCTTGCAGAAGTGCATTCCCGGCTGCGAGAAGATGGAAAAGACCGGCGAGAACCAATACAACGCCCAGTTGTCGGTGGGAATCGGGCCGATCAAAGGCCAGTTCACAGCAACCGTCACACTGCAGGATTTGCGCCGCCCGGAGCATTACGGCCTGGCCATGGAAGGCAAAGGCCAACCGGGATTTGTAAAAGGATCAGGCCAGTTGACCTTTACTGACGATGACGGGGCAACTTCCGTCCACTTCACCGGAGAAGTCCACGTAGGCGGATTGCTGGCCAGCGTGGGCCAGCGCATGATCCAGGGCGCAGGCAAGATGATGGCGGAACGCTTCTTCGTGGCTCTTGAAAACGAAGCCAAGGCCAGCCAGAAAGCTTCCTAA